The Macaca fascicularis isolate 582-1 chromosome 5, T2T-MFA8v1.1 genome segment CATCATCCACTTTGTTTTTGATGTGATGAAATGACAGGGGTCACTGTTATAGGTGAAGCATgaaacctttaaaattttttactatAATGTGACATTCGGAAGCTAAGTTTGGAATTTTAGTATTAGAAAAATTACATGGTTCTCTAAGGACTAAGCTGAAGTCTACTTTAAACTCTAGGCCCATAAATTCATCTACTATGATCTCCACCTTGGTTACTCTGATTCAGTCCAAAATGCAGTTACTGACAATAGTATAAAGAGTTACAAACACTttgtaaacaatattttaataacataGGGATTGTTTCTGTTACATCACAACAAAGGAGGGATTGAAAGTGCTGTGCTGATTAGATCATGGAAGGGCACATATGTGTATCTGAGTGGACACACGTGACGGTATCTAccagagaaaaacattaaaacaaattgAAACTTAAAGGGGCCAACTGGGGACAtagttaacatttctttttccttgaaatTATGGATTCCAATCTGCAAACAAACTATGATTGTAACTATGTGTACTTACCACATATTTCATCTTCAATTTTATTGTGACTTCTCATTCTTGTTTACTTTTCGCTAGGAAGGGGAGTTGTAGGGACAGATTCAGGTATTGGAACAGGAAAACTACGTCCAAACCTTGGAAATCTTGGATATGGAATTGGTGGAAATGGGCGAAATGGATATGGGTAAGGGAACGCAAGAAACCCTGAAAAAAATTCATCGCTGTCACTGAcctgttgaaagaaagaagttaaagggtttattttactttttacaaagaagagaaattgaacagctttgtttttttaaataatgggcCTTTATTTTTAGGAAGAGGCTTTAGAAGCTCTAAAATCCTTTATCCTTTCTGTGTGTACTATGGACAGGGAGTTTATTAATttgcatcatttaaaaattatttagaaaggtATGTTCTTGTATCTTTCCACCTTGTATCTTGccacaaaataaagacaaatttttCTGGCAATTACTTCTTTACCTACAAGACCAAGATGAATGTGGTGTTGTAGTACCATAAAATTTCTCCCTTTGCCTTCATACAATTTCTTTACCCAAACCACATGTGGGAAACAACCTCTCTCTTTCAGTATCTCAGTTccttcttcctgctttctctctcaATTATCTGTCTGTATCTCTAttagtttttgtattcttagctCTCTGTAGTTTTTGCGATAAAATCATGCTTTCCAGATAATAGGATttccataaataaaaacaaatctttaaaTAAGGCTTTCcctctttgaattttattttctttttattaaacaattttaGTTAACTGTTTAGACTCAAATAATCCATGAGCGAATTTGCCACTGGGAGGATCATCAAAGCCAGCCCACATCTCTTAATGCTCAggtttcattttttactttttttgaaatgAGTTTCATAGAGCTAAGGCCTCTGCCTTAGCTTATGGAGGCCTGAGTTATTAGGCTAgataaatctagaaaaaaatattgtaacCCAAATCGTCACAGAATGAT includes the following:
- the FDCSP gene encoding follicular dendritic cell secreted peptide, which gives rise to MKKVLLITAILAVAVGFPVSQDQEREKRSVSDSDEFFSGFLAFPYPYPFRPFPPIPYPRFPRFGRSFPVPIPESVPTTPLPSEK